In Saccharomycodes ludwigii strain NBRC 1722 chromosome III, whole genome shotgun sequence, one DNA window encodes the following:
- the ANS1 gene encoding Ans1p (similar to Saccharomyces cerevisiae YKL096W-A | CWP2 | Cell Wall Protein): MKFSTVAAISVFAAAVSASDVAAVSQITDGQVQATTVSTATAAETTTAAETTTAAETTTAAETTTAAIVTQTTNGAANIKVGGAIAGVAAVAGALLI; this comes from the coding sequence atgaagttCTCCACTGTTGCTGCTATCTCTGTTTTCGCCGCTGCTGTTTCTGCCAGCGATGTTGCTGCCGTCTCTCAAATTACTGACGGTCAAGTCCAAGCTACCACTGTTTCAACCGCCACTGCTGCTGAAACTACCACCGCTGCTGAAACCACCACTGCTGCTGAAACCACTACCGCCGCTGAAACCACCACTGCTGCTATTGTTACCCAAACCACCAACGGTGCTGCTAACATTAAGGTCGGTGGTGCTATTGCTGGTGTTGCTGCCGTTGCCGGTGCTTTGTTGATCTAg